The segment CAGCATAGCATACCTTCCAAGGTAAGGCCGTTAAAGATTTCTCGTCATGCTCCTACCCGGAACTTAAACCTCCAATCCGGCGATCCTATCGGACATATTTGATGAAACACAGGAACGATTAAAGGAGAACCTATTTGTTTACATAGATCCGAAGTTGAAATATTTTCAGTTTCTCTGACATCTTCTGGTTTCAAAATTAGCCAGGGACTTTTTACTATTTAATAACTTACAAACAGTGAAAAGCCTTTCAATTGTCTTGTTTAGttagctctctggagcaggttttccgcTTACTACGAGGGTAGCTAGCTCGATGTTAGCAGCAATCTATCGCTTGCTATGCATTTCACGATGGACGACAGACTATAAAATTTGACCTCCGATGTTATAAACAAATTGAAAGGTTGTTATTTGCAGTTTTACAAAAATGGATATCAGTCTAACAATTTCCCTAATGCGGGGACAGATGGGTACCGTGATAGAGAGAGCGGTTAGTGCCGCTGTTGAGACGGTGTTGGGAGAGATGCTTAGAGTGGTCGGCATTAAATTCGACGAGCTGAAGATGGAGGTAGTAGCTAAAGAGAAAGAGGCGGAGAACATAAGACAGATGCTGGAGATATCCCGATCTCAGATGAAGACCATGCGGAAACACATGAACGCTCTGGGTGAGCACGCGCACTCTGCCACTTATCAGACCTACCGGACAGCATTCGGCCATTCTGATCCCCGCAGAATTCACGGTTCCTCCGAGGCCGCACTGTCCTCGGGTTTACCACAGCCGCCGAGAAGGACGGTTCCAAACAACAACCAAATTCCCACTACAAATGGAAACGTACAGGCAAGGAATCGAGTCACCATCACCATACCCTCTGATAATTTGGTCAGGGCCACCCAGCCCTCTGATAATTTGGTCAGGGCCACCCAGCCCTCTGATAATTTGGTCAGGGCCACCCAGCCCTCTGATAATTTGGTCAGGGCCACCCAGCCCTCTGATAATTTGGTCAGGGCCACCCAGCCCTCTGATAATTTAATCAGGGCCACCCAGCCCTCTGATAATTTAATCAGGGCCACCCAGCCCTCTGATAATTTAATCAGGGCCACCCAGCCCTCTGATAATTTGGTCAGGGCCACCCAGCCTTCTGATAACTTGGTCAGGGCCACCCAGCCCTCTGATAATATGGTAATCGTTAGGGCAACATCAACATCCTTTGACAGTCACGATGATCTGACAACTGTGATCTCCCAGACTCTGGAGGACCGGACATTGACACCCACTGTCTCTGCAATGAATAGTTCATCAGAGCATCTGGAACCTTTGAAAGGTAGAATGTCTTTTCTCAGATCTTGTCGGGTTTTGTATGTGGCTATTATTCTGTGTTTGCTTGTGTATGTAAAGTGGTGGCCTGACTGAACTAGTATAGCCCTCTATATTCTCCCCGTGTTGGTTGACCACCATGTtacctctctatcccccccaGAGGAGCCCCCAGCCCTCCTGGACCCCGAGGTGTCTAatgagagccagaggagggaggaggaagaagagtgtCAGGCTGATTGGACCATAAGTACACAGCCACCAGAGACCAGCACAGACCCTGGGGCCCAGCTGGTCCTCTCCCCTCCCAGGACTGACGGAGCAGACTGCTCTGCCAGGAGTGTACTGCCATcctcccagcccctgtcccagtTCCAAGTGAAAGAGGAGGAAGCTGAGGTGGAGATCATCTGTATCAAACAGGAACCAGAGGAGGTGGAGACCCTGCTGATAAACCTGGCTGCCGAAGGCTTCAACTCTCAGGGCAACCTCCTCCTGGACAGTCATAGGACCATCCCAGgctctcaaagccagagggataGGAGAGCACCCCGTCCACCACAGAGCCAGAGGACCTTAGCAGAGAATACACCCTTCACCTCAGCCGACTCTTGTTCATGTGAGTTAAATCTCCCAAAGACATGGTGGCTCCATAATCTACAGACATGTCCCAAGGCAAAATACTGCTTTGTTGTGGTCACTATGCTTCTGTTCAATAAAATATAATTTATCCAATCTAATTGAATGTTTTTGTTGTCCTCTTCATCCTCAGATGGGCTGTCCCAGGCAGTGATGTCCATGTCAGGAGTTGCTCCCAGGCCCATGGTGCGTCCGTGGCCCAAGGACATGAGTCTGTACGAGGAGTTTAAAATGAGACGAACTGagctgaggaggaggagccagacccgtcagagggagatggagaagaacCTTCCCCAGCCTCTATTAGCTGACCTGGTGAAGGAGAGACGGGAGAAGACCCGGCTCAGAGTGGCCCGCTGGAGAGCCAAGAGGAAGCTGCAGGCCTGTCTACTGACTCAGATGACCCAACAGACACAACACCAACAGACTGGACCGGGACTGGGCCAGGTGAATAGTGTGAACAGTGGGCTGGGGAATCATAGCCAGATTAGCCACCCCACACAACACAAAACCACAGGCCCCACTCAGACTCCGCAGAGGAACAGTGCTGCCATCTCTCAATCGCAGTACAATAACAGTTTTTTGTACAACAGAAGTCACTGTGAGACTGGGGCTGGTAACGTTAACTACCCTCCTCTCCAGTTcaactcctcctctctaatgctggGACAACATGGAGGACACAATATGGTGGAGCACAATATGGTGGAGCACATTTTGCAGCCTACAATGACATCATCCTCACAGCAGGGCCTCTCCCTGACAGACTCTGAGCTCTACCAGTAACAAGGGATCATGGGTATTCAAATCTTACCCAACAAGTTCTGGATTActgctgttttttgttgttgttctacctgataatgaattacacccacctggtgtcccaggtctaaatcaggccctgattaggggagaatcacccacctggtgtcccaggtctaaatcaggccctgattaggggagaatcacccacctggtgtcccaggtctaaatcagtccctgattagggagaatcacccacctggtgtcccaggtctaaatcaggccctgattagggagaatcacccacctggtgtcccaggtctaaatcagtccctgattagaggggaatcacccacctggtgtcccaggtctaaatcaggccctgattagggagaatcacccacctggtgtcccaggtctaaatcagtccctgattagggagaatcacccacctggtgtcccaggtctaaatcaggccctgattaggggagaatcacccacctggtgtcccaggtctaaatcagtccctgattagggagaatcacccacctggtgtcccaggtctaaatcagtccctgattaggggagaatcacccacctggtgtcccaggtctaaatcaggccctgattaggggagaatcacccacctggtgtcccaggtctaaatcaggccctgattagggagaatcacccacctggtgtcccaggtctaaatcagtccctgattaggggagaatcacccacctggtgtcccaggtctaaatcagtccctgattaggggagaatcacccacctggtgtcccaggtctaaatcaggccctgattaggggagaatcacccacctggtgtcccaggtctaaatcagtccctgattagaggggaatcacccacctggtgtcccaggtctaaatcagtccctgattagaggggaatcacccacctggtgtcccaggtctaaatcagtccctgattaggggagaatcacccacctggtgtcccaggtctaaatcagtccctgattagaggggaatcacccacctggtgtcccaggtctaaatcagtccctgattaggggagaatcacccacctggtgtcccaggtctaaatcagtccctgattaggggagaatcacccacctggtgtcccaggtctaaatcagtccctgattaggggagaatcacccacctggtgtcccaggtctaaatcagtccctgattaggggagaatcacccacctggtgtcccaggtctaaatcagtccctgattagggagaatcacccacctggtgtcccaggtctaaatcagtccctgattagaggggaatcacccacctggtgtcccaggtctaaatcagtccctgattagggagaatcacccacctggtgtcccaggtctaaatcagtccctgattaggggagaatcacccacctggtgtcccaggtctaaatcagtccctgattagggagaatcacccacctggtgtcccaggtctaaatcagtccctgattagggagaatcacccacctggtgtcccaggtctaaatcagt is part of the Oncorhynchus gorbuscha isolate QuinsamMale2020 ecotype Even-year linkage group LG09, OgorEven_v1.0, whole genome shotgun sequence genome and harbors:
- the LOC124044311 gene encoding uncharacterized protein LOC124044311, giving the protein MDISLTISLMRGQMGTVIERAVSAAVETVLGEMLRVVGIKFDELKMEVVAKEKEAENIRQMLEISRSQMKTMRKHMNALGEHAHSATYQTYRTAFGHSDPRRIHGSSEAALSSGLPQPPRRTVPNNNQIPTTNGNVQARNRVTITIPSDNLVRATQPSDNLVRATQPSDNLVRATQPSDNLVRATQPSDNLVRATQPSDNLIRATQPSDNLIRATQPSDNLIRATQPSDNLVRATQPSDNLVRATQPSDNMVIVRATSTSFDSHDDLTTVISQTLEDRTLTPTVSAMNSSSEHLEPLKEEPPALLDPEVSNESQRREEEEECQADWTISTQPPETSTDPGAQLVLSPPRTDGADCSARSVLPSSQPLSQFQVKEEEAEVEIICIKQEPEEVETLLINLAAEGFNSQGNLLLDSHRTIPGSQSQRDRRAPRPPQSQRTLAENTPFTSADSCSYGLSQAVMSMSGVAPRPMVRPWPKDMSLYEEFKMRRTELRRRSQTRQREMEKNLPQPLLADLVKERREKTRLRVARWRAKRKLQACLLTQMTQQTQHQQTGPGLGQVNSVNSGLGNHSQISHPTQHKTTGPTQTPQRNSAAISQSQYNNSFLYNRSHCETGAGNVNYPPLQFNSSSLMLGQHGGHNMVEHNMVEHILQPTMTSSSQQGLSLTDSELYQ